The following are encoded together in the Echeneis naucrates chromosome 9, fEcheNa1.1, whole genome shotgun sequence genome:
- the abcb9 gene encoding ABC-type oligopeptide transporter ABCB9 yields MGIRVIVSCTVFFNLLDIIITTVLYTHGSDLVIFRKEILDFNILHSALDLWGTVLLRSCLLLGASVGVLYNKKDGPQRVSMLSTFILFICLIVITYALAKLLMLTEVDVLTHQPWHSSLICWTCVSSLGIIPLWSLLGMQSVSVSSDDSSSSRGRGGSEDTEKLVGTDEEEQQKRGCDGKKQQQQEEEVGGQRKEKTSSGATLGRLLTFCRMDVGVLSLAILFLIISAVCEAFIPFYYGKAIDSIVVHQSMGHFAKPVLTVAVLALVSSLAMGMRGGVFTLMFARLNLRLRSHLFRTLMRQEISFFDENHTGDILSRLSADTTQVSDLISQNVNIFLRSIIKGAGFFIFMFGMSWRLTLVTIMGFPFIALVSKVYGEYYKKLTKEVQTTLAEANKVAEETISAMRTVRSFANEHGEANSYCTKLLVMFQLNKKQAIAYACYMWSSCISELALEVAILYYGGHLVVTGQMSSGALISFFIYMLELGECLESIASVYTGLMQGVGAAEKVFEYLDKKPKDPADGTEAPHSCTGLVEFKDITFAYPTRPEVNILKGVSFTLRPGEVTALVGPSGSGKSSCVSLLENFYIPQQGQVLLDGKPVHSYQHEFLHSKVVLVGQEPVLFARTVKENITYGLTDIPMEAVVQAATKANAHDFISALPKDYDTNVGEKGTQMSGGQKQRVAIARALIRNPRVLILDEATSALDAESEHVVQQALNHIMQEHTVLVIAHRLSTVEKADNIIVLDKGQVVEQGPHRQLMASGGLYFKLVERQVLGMETGTEVLNRPESLSWKSDGQHLRRRHSSSISHSELNFHY; encoded by the exons ATGGGCATCAGAGTGATTGTTAGCTGCACGGTGTTCTTCAATCTACTGGACATTATCATCACCACTGTCCTGTACACACATGGATCAGACTTGGTCATTTTCAGAAAGGAGATCCTGGACTTCAACATCCTGCACTCAGCCTTGGACCTCTGGGGCACTGTGCTGCTCCGCTCCTGCCTTTTGCTGGGAGCTTCCGTAGGTGTGTTGTACAACAAGAAGGACGGCCCCCAGAGGGTCTCTATGCTCAGCACCTTCATTCTCTTCATCTGCCTGATCGTCATCACCTATGCCCTTGCCAAGCTATTGATGCTGACTGAGGTGGATGTTCTGACCCACCAGCCCTGGCACTCAAGCCTCATATGCTGGACTTGTGTCTCCTCTCTGGGCATCATCCCGCTCTGGAGCCTGCTGGGGATGCAGTCTGTCTCGGTGAGCAGTgacgacagcagcagcagcagaggaagaggaggctcaGAGGACACTGAGAAGCtggtggggacagatgaggaggagcagcagaagaggGGCTGTGATGgcaagaagcagcagcagcaggaggaggaggtgggaggccAGAGAAAGGAGAAGACCAGCTCTGGGGCCACACTGGGACGTTTATTGACCTTTTGCAGGATGGATGTTGGCGTGCTGTCTCTGGCTATactcttcctcatcatctctgctgtgt GTGAGGCCTTCATACCCTTCTACTACGGGAAGGCCATCGACAGCATCGTGGTTCACCAGAGCATGGGGCACTTTGCCAAACCGGTCCTCACAGTAGCAGTACTGGCCTTAGTCAG TTCCTTAGCGATGGGCATGCGTGGAGGAGTCTTCACCTTGATGTTTGCTCGATTAAACCTCCGGCTAAGGAGCCACCTCTTCAGAACTCTGATGAGGCAGGAAATCAGCTTTTTTGATGAAAACCACACAG GTGATATCCTTTCACGTCTGTCAGCTGACACCACCCAGGTGAGTGACCTCATCTCCCAGAATGTCAACATCTTCCTGAGGAGTATCATCAAGGGCGCTGGCTTTTTCATCTTCATGTTTGGGATGTCTTGGAGGCTCACACTAGTGACCATCATGGGATTCCCTTTCATTGCCCTGGTCTCCAAAGTTTACGGAGAATACTACAAG AAACTCACCAAAGAAGTCCAAACGACTCTTGCTGAGGCCAATAAAGTAGCAGAAGAAACCATTTCAGCCATGAGGACGGTGCGGAGCTTTGCCAACGAGCATGGGGAGGCCAACTCGTATTGCACCAAACTTTTAGTCATGTTCCAgctgaacaaaaaacaagcaatagCTTATGCTTGTTACATGTGGTCCAGCTGT ATTTCAGAGCTGGCGCTAGAGGTTGCTATCCTCTATTACGGTGGCCACCTTGTGGTTACTGGTCAGATGAGCAGTGGGGCCCTGATATCATTTTTCATATACATGCTGGAGCTAGGAGAATGTCTGGAG AGCATTGCATCGGTGTACACGGGCCTCATGCAGGGGGTGGGAGCAGCTGAGAAGGTTTTTGAGTATCTGGACAAGAAGCCCAAAGACCCAGCTGATGGCACAGAGGCTCCACACTCATGTACTGGCCTAGTGGAATTCAAAGACATCACATTTGCCTACCCAACACGCCCGGAGGTCAATATCCTCAAG GGGGTGTCATTCACTTTGAGGCCAGGGGAGGTCACAGCCTTGGTGGGACCCTCAGGCAGTGGAAAGAGCTCCTGTGTGAGTCTACTGGAAAACTTCTACATCCCTCAACAAGGACAAGTGCTGCTGGACGGAAAACCTGTTCACTCCTATCAGCATGAATTCCTCCATTCTAAG GTGGTTCTTGTGGGCCAGGAGCCTGTGCTTTTCGCCCGGACTGTCAAGGAAAACATCACCTACGGCCTGACTGACATCCCCATGGAGGCAGTGGTGCAGGCTGCCACCAAGGCCAATGCTCATGACTTCATCTCTGCCTTACCCAAAGACTATGACACAA ATGTGGGAGAAAAGGGCACCCAGATGTCAGGGGGGCAGAAACAAAGGGTGGCCATCGCAAGAGCTCTAATCCGTAACCCCCGTGTTCTAATTCTGGATGAGGCCACCAGTGCTCTGGATGCAGAGAGTGAGCATGTT GTTCAGCAGGCTTTGAACCACATCATGCAGGAACACACGGTGTTGGTCATCGCCCATCGGCTCAGCACAGTGGAGAAGGCAGACAACATCATCGTCCTTGACAAGGGCCAGGTGGTTGAACAGGGTCCCCACAGGCAGTTGATGGCTAGTGGGGGCCTCTACTTCAAGTTGGTCGAGAGGCAGGTCCTGGGCATGGAGACAGGCACCGAGGTACTTAATAGGCCTGAATCCCTGAGCTGGAAATCTGATGGACAGCATCTGCGCAGACGACatagcagcagcatcagccaTTCAGAGCTTAACTTTCACTACTGA